One Malania oleifera isolate guangnan ecotype guangnan chromosome 10, ASM2987363v1, whole genome shotgun sequence genomic region harbors:
- the LOC131166044 gene encoding uncharacterized protein LOC131166044 gives MPSSASPIYLETIFCFGSSNYSSFGACRKSNICISQKRRTKEPRKQQDERRMIGNRRLAARKDMLTPSSLVSPEVSPPPLVSALKVSAEQNVASFHFPGHNRGRAAPSSLTQLIGTRPFLHDLPELPELDNLFSPEGSILEAQALASKLFGASETWFLVGGTTCGIQAAIMATCSPGDSLILPRNSHISAMSAMVLSGALPKFISPQYNFDWDIASGVTLLQVEKAIKELEKEGQKAAAVFVTSPTYHGVCSDLSRISQVCHSHGIPLIVDEAHGAHLGFHPSLPKSALQQGADLAVQSTHKVLCSLTQSSMLHMSGNIVDRERICRCLQMLQSTSPSYLLLASLDAARAQISDRPAIIFDKAIKLAVEAKNAIEDIPCISVLDNLSFSDFPVIDPLRLTIGVWQLSLSGYKADEILDRDHGVISELVGTQSITFAVNLGTCRDHLQRLVLGINCLSASSIPAKGVEERMEASQYVLFADVSMSLSPREAFFASKRRVNIRESLGEICGELICPYPPGIPVLMPGEVITERGLDYLLQVRSKGALISGASDSLLSSIVVCNV, from the exons ATGCCTTCTTCTGCCTCTCCGATTTATTTGGAAACT ATTTTTTGCTTTGGAAGTAGCAATTACTCTAGCTTTGGGGCTTGCAGAAAATCAAATATTTGCATCTCCCAG AAAAGGAGGACTAAAGAGCCAAGGAAGCAGCAAGATGAGAGAAGAATGATAGGAAACAGAAGGTTGGCTGCAAGGAAAGATATGCTAACACCTAGTTCATTGGTATCTCCAGAAGTTAGTCCTCCTCCATTAGTTAGTGCATTAAAGGTTTCAGCTGAACAAAATGTTGCTAGCTTTCACTTCCCTGGACATAACAGAGGACGGGCTGCACCATCATCATTAACTCAGCTCATTGGTACAAGACCATTCCTTCACGACTTACCAGAGCTTCCAGAGCTGGACAATCTCTTTTCTCCAGAGGGTTCAATTTTGGAGGCACAGGCACTAGCTTCCAAATTGTTTGGAGCATCAGAGACATGGTTTCTTGTTGGGGGTACCACTTGTGGAATTCAAGCTGCAATTATGGCTACCTGTTCCCCAGGTGACTCTCTCATACTCCCTCGGAATTCCCATATATCAGCAATGTCTGCTATGGTATTATCTGGTGCACTGCCAAAGTTCATCAGCCCTCAGTATAACTTTGACTGGGACATTGCTAGTGGTGTCACTCTGTTACAG GTGGAGAAAGCAATCAAGGAGTTGGAAAAGGAAGGTCAAAAAGCTGCTGCAGTTTTTGTCACTTCCCCTACTTACCATGGAGTGTGTAGTGATTTGAGTAGGATTTCTCAGGTGTGTCATTCTCATGGAATTCCGTTGATTGTTGATGAGGCTCATGGAGCTCACTTGGGGTTTCATCCTAGCCTGCCCAAGTCAGCTCTACAGCAGGGGGCTGATCTGGCTGTGCAGTCCACGCACAAAGTTCTCTGCTCTCTTACACAGTCATCAATGTTACATATGTCGGGAAATATTGTAGATAGAGAGAGAATATGCAGATGTCTTCAGATGCTTCAAAGCACCAGCCCCAGTTATCTGCTTTTAGCATCATTGGATGCTGCTAGAGCTCAAATAAGTGATAGACCTGCAATTATTTTTGACAAAGCAATAAAATTGGCTGTTGAAGCAAAAAATGCAATTGAAGATATTCCGTGTATTTCAGTACTTGACAATCTAAGCTTCTCTGATTTTCCTGTCATTGATCCCTTGCGACTTACTATAGGTGTATGGCAACTTAGCTTATCTGGATATAAAGCAGATGAAATCTTAGATAGGGACCATGGGGTCATCTCAGAGCTTGTTGGGACTCAATCTATTACATTTGCAGTAAATCTTGGAACCTGTAGAGATCATCTTCAGAGGCTTGTCTTGGGAATAAATTGTTTATCTGCAAGTTCCATTCCAGCTAAAGGGGTGGAAGAGAGGATGGAGGCCAGTCAGTATGTCCTTTTTGCTGATGTTAGCATGAGCCTGAGTCCAAGAGAAGCTTTCTTTGCGAGTAAAAGAAGAGTGAACATTAGAGAGAGCCTTGGCGAGATATGCGGGGAGCTGATATGTCCATACCCACCAGGGATTCCTGTTCTGATGCCTGGTGAAGTTATTACAGAGAGAGGCTTGGATTATTTGCTTCAAGTTAGAAGCAAAGGTGCTCTTATTAGTGGAGCTTCTGATTCTCTACTCTCATCTATAGTTGTCTGCAATGTGTAA